Proteins found in one Miscanthus floridulus cultivar M001 chromosome 4, ASM1932011v1, whole genome shotgun sequence genomic segment:
- the LOC136551978 gene encoding probable E3 ubiquitin-protein ligase XERICO translates to MGISSMPEPRDSLLWYLVYNTVISITALAGLVRKALVFLDLQAPALPVGGDDDAGGRLVASGPGLRLCLADRFLRAFRPALYGVLVSTSTTCSAAEADDDDCSVCLSGFVAKAVVNRLPCGHLFHRACLETWLRHERATCPLCRANVPLPPEETPVLRYPEFE, encoded by the coding sequence ATGGGGATCTCCAGCATGCCGGAGCCGCGGGACAGCCTGCTGTGGTATCTGGTGTACAACACGGTGATCTCGATCACGGCGCTGGCGGGGCTAGTGCGTAAGGCGCTGGTGTTCCTGGACCTCCAGGCCCCCGCGCTGCCCGTCggcggggacgacgacgccggggGCCGCCTCGTGGCGTCGGGGCCCGGCCTGCGCCTGTGCCTGGCGGACCGGTTCCTGAGGGCGTTCCGCCCGGCGCTGTACGGGGTGCTGGTTTCGACGTCGACGACGTGCAGCGCGGCGGAGGCGGACGACGACGACTGCAGCGTGTGCCTGTCCGGGTTCGTGGCCAAGGCAGTGGTGAACCGCCTCCCCTGCGGCCACCTCTTCCACCGCGCCTGCCTCGAGACCTGGCTCCGGCACGAGCGCGCCACCTGCCCGCTCTGCCGCGCCAACGTGCCCCTCCCGCCCGAAGAGACGCCCGTGCTCCGCTACCCGGAGTTCGAGTGA